From a single Silene latifolia isolate original U9 population chromosome 6, ASM4854445v1, whole genome shotgun sequence genomic region:
- the LOC141587954 gene encoding uncharacterized protein LOC141587954, producing the protein MPVPFSIGNVYEDKILCDAVPIGRSNIYSLKQGSRKITLTPLPPNQKSCRSPSVTDGFNRVLFLSETEMIKEMQQEQPVLILLSKEVADKKEPRVPKKAKPLIAQYQDVFSTELPSGLPPLRGIEHQIDLVPGSVLPNRPA; encoded by the exons ATGCCGGTCCCATTTTCAATTGGGAATGTTTACGAGGATAAAATTCTGTGTGATGCGGTTCCTATT GGGAGGAGCAACATCTATTCCTTGAAGCAGGGTAGCAGGAAGATAACATTGACTCCTCTACCTCCTAACCAGAAGAGCTGTCGAAGTCCTAGTGTGACTGATGGGTTTAATAGGGTCCTATTCTTGTCTGAGACAGAAATGATCAAAGAAATGCAACAAGAACAACCTGTCCTTATCTTGTTGTCAAAGGAAGTTGCAGACAAGAAGGAGCCTCGGGTTCCTAAAAAGGCTAAACCTTTGATTGCACAATATCAAGATGTGTTTTCTACTGAACTACCAAGTGGGTTGCCACCACTGAGGGGGATTGAGCACCAGATTGACCTTGTGCCAGGATCTGTACTCCCTAACAGACCTGCATAA